The following coding sequences lie in one Candidatus Eremiobacterota bacterium genomic window:
- the glpX gene encoding class II fructose-bisphosphatase, whose translation MDHPVHSLDFVKVTESAALAASRWMGRGERDAADGAAVEKMRESLGDMEIAGRIVIGEGERDEAPMLYIGEEVGSGGKEVDIAVDPVEGTNLVANGLPNAIAVMAIAERGGLLHAPDTYMKKLAVGPKAAAYVHIDAPVCENLQAVANALEKPINDVCVIILDRPRHAELIHEVREAGARIRLISDGDVDACIATAIDSTGIHVAMGTGGAPEGVLAAAALKCLGGNLMGRLQPRNDEEHRRAKEMGFDDVGRVLELNDLVRSNDVIFCATGITDGDLVRGVRFFGNQARTHSILVHSSGTVRFVESTHRLGARPHGR comes from the coding sequence CTGGATCATCCGGTTCATTCGCTGGATTTCGTTAAGGTCACCGAGAGTGCGGCGCTGGCCGCATCGCGCTGGATGGGGCGCGGCGAGCGCGATGCGGCTGACGGCGCTGCCGTCGAAAAGATGCGTGAATCACTGGGAGACATGGAGATTGCGGGCCGCATCGTCATCGGCGAAGGCGAGCGTGACGAGGCGCCGATGCTCTATATCGGCGAGGAAGTTGGAAGCGGCGGCAAAGAGGTCGACATCGCGGTCGATCCGGTCGAGGGCACGAATCTGGTTGCTAATGGTTTGCCTAACGCGATCGCGGTCATGGCAATCGCCGAACGGGGCGGCTTGCTGCACGCGCCCGATACGTACATGAAGAAACTCGCCGTCGGTCCCAAGGCCGCCGCGTACGTGCACATCGACGCACCGGTTTGCGAAAACCTGCAAGCCGTGGCGAACGCCCTCGAAAAACCGATCAACGACGTTTGCGTGATCATTCTCGATCGCCCCCGTCACGCCGAATTGATTCACGAAGTGCGAGAAGCGGGAGCGCGTATCCGGCTGATCTCCGACGGCGACGTTGACGCGTGCATTGCCACGGCGATCGACTCCACTGGAATTCACGTCGCGATGGGAACCGGCGGCGCGCCCGAAGGTGTGCTCGCGGCGGCCGCCCTCAAGTGTCTGGGCGGAAATCTCATGGGTCGGTTGCAGCCTCGCAACGACGAAGAGCACCGACGGGCGAAGGAGATGGGGTTTGACGACGTCGGACGCGTGTTAGAGCTCAACGATCTCGTCCGCAGCAACGACGTGATCTTTTGCGCGACAGGGATCACCGACGGCGACCTCGTGCGCGGCGTGCGCTTTTTTGGCAATCAGGCGCGCACGCATTCGATTTTAGTCCACTCGAGCGGGACGGTGCGATTCGTCGAATCAACGCACCGCCTCGGTGCCCGCCCGCACGGGAGGTAA
- a CDS encoding beta-ureidopropionase has product MKPAKGQYRRNLSLAGEAFGQLAADPPDLVVLPEAALTGYFLEGAVYDVAVGAEAFARDLAQTWRAAGGERVDLAAGFFENDGGTYYNSAIYVEIEATSERIVHLHRKMFLPTYGVFDEERFLSRGHKLGVFATRFGTMSLLICEDAWHAIVPAIAAIKGARIVVVPSASPGRGIESDAGELESVAHWRDILRVVAIEHGIFVVYAGLTGFEGGKGMSGSSCVVDPRGNVLVQAPAGEPCIVRADLDLREIDLARARLPLLGDLESALPDLLLDEELPLPRHRAESV; this is encoded by the coding sequence ATGAAACCGGCGAAGGGGCAATATAGGCGCAATCTGAGCCTAGCCGGCGAAGCCTTCGGTCAGCTTGCCGCCGACCCGCCCGACTTGGTCGTTCTGCCCGAAGCGGCGCTCACTGGTTACTTCCTCGAGGGAGCCGTTTATGACGTCGCCGTCGGCGCCGAGGCCTTTGCGCGCGATCTAGCGCAAACGTGGCGCGCGGCCGGCGGGGAGCGCGTCGATCTCGCCGCGGGCTTTTTCGAAAACGACGGCGGGACGTACTATAACAGCGCGATCTACGTCGAAATCGAAGCGACGAGCGAACGGATCGTTCATCTTCATCGCAAGATGTTTTTGCCGACCTACGGTGTCTTCGATGAAGAGCGCTTTCTTTCGCGGGGGCACAAACTCGGCGTTTTCGCGACCCGGTTCGGCACCATGAGCCTTTTGATCTGTGAGGATGCCTGGCATGCGATCGTACCCGCGATTGCCGCGATCAAAGGCGCGCGCATCGTCGTCGTTCCCAGCGCCTCGCCGGGGCGTGGAATCGAAAGCGACGCGGGGGAACTCGAGAGCGTAGCGCACTGGCGCGATATACTCCGCGTCGTCGCGATCGAGCATGGCATCTTTGTAGTTTACGCCGGACTGACCGGCTTTGAGGGTGGGAAAGGCATGAGCGGATCGTCCTGCGTCGTCGATCCGCGAGGTAACGTACTCGTCCAAGCACCCGCCGGCGAACCGTGCATCGTCCGCGCCGATTTGGATCTTCGCGAAATCGACCTCGCGCGTGCTCGCCTCCCGCTGCTCGGCGATTTGGAGAGCGCGCTGCCCGACCTCTTGCTCGACGAAGAGCTGCCCCTTCCGCGTCATCGAGCTGAATCGGTATGA
- a CDS encoding competence/damage-inducible protein A: MPSVEILAVGTELLLGQLLDTNTKFIAEQLAENGIDVRATHTVGDNRERIAAAVRRSLERADGLVTTGGLGPTIDDLTKEAVCDALGLDTELYAPALEHMEKRFASFGVPMRENNRKQAELPRKSRPLPNPNGTAPGFVAFAHDGKFVASMPGVPREMKPMLVEQVVPFLRERLGAGEAIYTRVFHTIGIGESEIDHRIADLFRSAENPKIAVLAHDFRADVKLMAKSDSPARAEKMMTPLQGAIEERLRGYIFGRDAQTLSGAIHDLLQRRGETLGVAESCTGGRLAVALTGVPGASNSFIGGVVAYANSIKLSALEVSAQTLERHGAVSEEVAREMARGARRWFGTDLGVATTGVAGPGGGTAEKPVGLVWIALDDARRGESARRLELAADRDTVAQRATTVALGMLWKHLESQSS; encoded by the coding sequence ATGCCGAGCGTTGAGATCCTGGCGGTCGGCACGGAGTTATTGCTCGGCCAGTTGCTCGACACGAATACGAAGTTCATCGCCGAACAACTCGCGGAGAACGGAATCGACGTGCGCGCGACCCACACGGTCGGCGACAACCGCGAACGAATCGCCGCGGCGGTTCGCCGTAGCCTCGAGCGCGCGGACGGGCTGGTAACGACCGGAGGCCTCGGCCCGACGATCGACGATCTCACCAAAGAAGCGGTCTGCGACGCGCTGGGGCTCGATACGGAGCTCTATGCGCCGGCGCTAGAGCATATGGAGAAGCGTTTCGCATCGTTTGGGGTGCCGATGCGCGAGAACAACCGCAAGCAGGCCGAACTGCCGCGCAAGAGCCGGCCGCTCCCCAATCCAAACGGCACGGCGCCGGGATTCGTCGCGTTCGCCCACGACGGCAAGTTCGTCGCCTCGATGCCCGGCGTTCCGCGAGAGATGAAGCCGATGCTCGTCGAGCAGGTCGTGCCGTTTCTGCGCGAACGTCTTGGCGCCGGCGAAGCGATCTACACTCGCGTGTTCCATACGATCGGCATCGGCGAATCGGAGATCGATCATCGAATTGCCGATCTCTTTCGCAGCGCCGAAAACCCGAAGATCGCGGTGTTGGCGCACGACTTTCGGGCCGACGTCAAACTGATGGCGAAATCAGATTCGCCGGCCCGTGCCGAGAAGATGATGACGCCGTTGCAGGGCGCGATCGAAGAGCGCCTTCGGGGATACATTTTCGGACGCGACGCGCAAACACTGAGCGGTGCGATTCACGATTTATTGCAGCGGCGCGGCGAAACCCTCGGCGTCGCTGAATCGTGCACCGGAGGACGCCTTGCCGTGGCGCTGACGGGCGTCCCCGGCGCATCGAACAGTTTTATCGGGGGCGTCGTCGCCTATGCGAATTCGATCAAGTTATCGGCGCTCGAGGTGAGCGCTCAGACGTTAGAGCGCCACGGGGCCGTCAGCGAAGAAGTCGCGCGGGAGATGGCCCGCGGCGCTCGCCGATGGTTCGGGACCGACCTTGGCGTGGCGACGACCGGCGTCGCCGGGCCGGGCGGCGGCACCGCCGAAAAGCCGGTTGGCCTGGTCTGGATTGCGCTCGACGACGCGCGCCGTGGCGAGAGTGCCCGACGCCTCGAACTCGCCGCCGACCGAGACACGGTAGCGCAGCGCGCCACGACCGTTGCATTGGGAATGCTCTGGAAGCACCTCGAGAGTCAAAGCTCGTAA
- a CDS encoding glycosyltransferase family 39 protein has protein sequence MRAVYWRAALGAILLIGLALRLHGVHEPILDHPGWRQGDTAAIARNFAHLQFNILYPQTMYNGPPPNYVELELQIVPFLAATFYKLFGIHEIFGRIISIAFGLGTVLVLAYFGRWLFASAIAGLTAAFFYSVFPGSVYYGRTFMPDCAMVFFLTVALYVSARYLREDAMMSRPGLIAPTLLLTFAYLAKPVAAMAIVPLLGLIWERRRAGGALRVLPLATLVLVPFIVLALYDERVAAYAQWHWASGIMRLHVLPALRAALSSGEGFGLKLASFRVAIGMLRETMLGSLSFALSLAAFVALPWTASRSKALLWGWLIAGVLYIFVVVTVERVDYYLLPLLPLCALTLGGATARSLAAIETLDAAPPARYALIGTVALVAIAAALPSRTAVASYYRYNQQAYRDAVALDRALPAGALVVLGHYGPDVQYYLDRFGWEEDPLLWTPFDEESAIRKGARYFIAIEENRLYRNIDLCAWLQRFPIAPSEATWSVYDTDPARVRPGADIFWRRFRAAERMGAGRAFLDRRNLCVVPAQPPKVDKSARKASGPTAMLPRKG, from the coding sequence TTGAGGGCCGTCTATTGGCGGGCGGCGCTGGGCGCGATTCTGTTGATCGGGCTCGCGTTACGCCTACACGGAGTCCACGAACCAATTCTCGACCATCCGGGTTGGCGCCAAGGCGATACCGCCGCAATCGCGCGAAACTTCGCACACCTTCAGTTCAACATCCTCTACCCGCAAACCATGTACAACGGGCCGCCGCCGAACTACGTCGAGCTCGAACTGCAGATCGTTCCGTTCCTCGCAGCGACGTTCTACAAGCTCTTCGGAATCCATGAGATCTTCGGACGAATCATCTCCATCGCGTTCGGATTGGGGACGGTGCTTGTGCTGGCCTATTTCGGGCGCTGGCTCTTCGCGAGCGCCATTGCCGGCCTGACCGCGGCGTTCTTTTATTCCGTTTTTCCCGGAAGCGTCTACTACGGGCGCACGTTCATGCCAGATTGCGCCATGGTCTTTTTCTTGACGGTGGCCCTCTACGTGTCGGCGCGCTATCTGCGCGAGGACGCGATGATGTCGCGGCCTGGGCTCATCGCCCCGACGCTGCTGTTGACCTTCGCGTACCTTGCCAAGCCGGTCGCGGCGATGGCCATCGTGCCGCTGCTCGGCTTGATCTGGGAGCGCCGCCGTGCGGGAGGCGCTCTGCGAGTACTGCCCCTTGCGACGTTGGTTCTCGTTCCGTTTATCGTTCTCGCATTGTACGACGAACGTGTCGCGGCATACGCCCAATGGCACTGGGCCAGCGGCATCATGCGGCTGCACGTCTTGCCGGCATTGCGCGCCGCCTTGAGTAGTGGCGAGGGGTTCGGCTTGAAGCTCGCGTCGTTCCGCGTGGCTATCGGAATGCTGCGTGAAACCATGCTGGGCAGCCTTTCATTCGCCCTCTCCCTCGCGGCTTTCGTCGCGCTGCCGTGGACCGCGTCGCGTAGCAAGGCGCTCTTGTGGGGGTGGCTGATCGCTGGCGTTCTCTATATCTTCGTCGTCGTGACGGTCGAGCGCGTCGACTACTACCTCTTGCCGTTGTTACCGCTCTGCGCACTGACGCTCGGGGGAGCAACAGCACGGAGCCTCGCCGCGATCGAAACCTTGGACGCTGCTCCGCCCGCGCGCTACGCGCTAATCGGCACCGTTGCGTTGGTCGCGATTGCCGCCGCGCTTCCGAGCCGCACGGCGGTGGCGAGTTACTACCGGTACAACCAGCAAGCGTACCGCGATGCCGTGGCGCTCGATCGCGCGCTGCCGGCGGGTGCATTGGTCGTCCTCGGTCACTACGGACCCGACGTCCAATATTACCTCGATCGCTTCGGCTGGGAAGAGGATCCCCTACTTTGGACGCCGTTCGACGAAGAAAGCGCAATCCGCAAGGGCGCCCGCTATTTTATTGCGATTGAAGAGAACCGCCTCTATCGCAACATCGACCTCTGCGCGTGGCTTCAGCGCTTTCCCATCGCCCCTTCAGAGGCGACTTGGAGCGTCTACGACACCGATCCGGCGCGCGTCCGACCGGGCGCGGATATCTTCTGGCGCCGATTTCGCGCCGCCGAACGGATGGGCGCCGGCAGGGCATTTCTCGATCGCCGGAACCTTTGCGTCGTTCCCGCTCAACCCCCCAAGGTCGACAAGAGCGCGCGAAAGGCCTCGGGACCAACCGCGATGCTGCCGCGGAAAGGATAG
- a CDS encoding DUF4239 domain-containing protein, with protein sequence MISWLESLPTIDSGVVIVGGFVALALLIGYLVSKFTSREIRTAHNDRAGFILAVIGVVYAVLLAFVAIGVWERFEQAEDRSYDEASAIATVYRDAESFSHGLRLRTMLRAYVRSIITVEWPRMAHGQRAPVSNSLIEAADREVRNLPVTSMRLSNIQSQMLSAMETAFADREARLTIDSNGINRMMWMVLIVGAIVTVAFTYLFGFDQTLMQQLMIGGLSFLIGLVLFLIVALDYPFRGSIAVGPEAFRALLSTLGG encoded by the coding sequence ATGATTTCCTGGCTCGAATCCTTACCGACTATCGATTCCGGCGTCGTCATCGTCGGCGGATTCGTCGCGCTCGCACTGCTCATCGGCTATCTCGTTTCCAAGTTCACCTCGCGCGAAATCCGCACCGCGCACAACGATCGAGCGGGATTTATCCTTGCCGTCATTGGCGTCGTCTATGCGGTGCTGCTGGCTTTCGTCGCGATCGGCGTTTGGGAACGATTCGAGCAGGCCGAAGACCGAAGTTACGACGAGGCGAGCGCGATCGCGACGGTCTACCGCGACGCGGAATCGTTTTCGCACGGTTTGCGGCTACGGACGATGCTTCGCGCATACGTTCGTTCGATCATCACTGTAGAATGGCCGCGGATGGCGCACGGTCAGCGCGCTCCGGTCTCGAATTCGTTGATCGAGGCGGCCGATCGTGAGGTGCGTAACCTTCCGGTAACCTCAATGCGTCTTTCCAACATCCAATCGCAGATGCTCTCGGCGATGGAAACGGCATTCGCGGACCGGGAAGCACGACTAACGATTGACTCGAATGGGATCAATCGCATGATGTGGATGGTGCTCATCGTCGGCGCTATCGTCACCGTTGCGTTTACCTATCTCTTCGGTTTCGATCAAACCCTCATGCAGCAGCTGATGATCGGCGGGTTGAGCTTCCTCATTGGTTTGGTGCTCTTCCTGATCGTCGCTCTCGACTATCCTTTCCGCGGCAGCATCGCGGTTGGTCCCGAGGCCTTTCGCGCGCTCTTGTCGACCTTGGGGGGTTGA
- a CDS encoding glycosyltransferase family 39 protein, translating into MFAGARLSREVHSPFFQFGELLVAGWSALAAIAVAGLTLGFFTWYAAIVPRHHGALSELGLIAGILTGLLAVSAAWIAYSRYFARRAGITLVRSLQYDSLTWLPLLLLWFTFVLAPQLTLTRLFLLAITLSCIGKVLIAARFNQTVREVLVDFAATRLAIIVIAELAAVIIGQRAGTHVQESSHALLAVWGRWDAVHYLDIATQGYQGTDMAFFPLFPLLIRLVGSLAGSHLIAGLLISNASFFFGLLYLYKLLEHEFDRAVARRAIFYVSIFPTAVYFAAVYTESLFFMLTVATFYYMREHRWWLAGVLGFFAALTRVEGVLLIVPFVIEWWAQGRRSGTKGLFNLAAAVLIPLGLGVYMAYLWVLRADPLYFSHVQVHWNRHLAPPWVSLANAFGKLLHGPGAQLVAHQSLEIAFTLLLIGVLIAGWHALRPSYIAYMALSILVPMSTSNLMSMPRFALVVFPMFAILARWGERPWVNNIILAFSLPLLGLFTVLFADWYWVA; encoded by the coding sequence GTGTTTGCCGGTGCCCGTCTGTCACGTGAAGTTCATTCGCCGTTCTTCCAGTTCGGCGAACTGCTCGTTGCGGGCTGGTCGGCGCTTGCTGCGATCGCCGTCGCCGGCCTCACCCTTGGTTTTTTCACGTGGTATGCGGCGATCGTTCCGCGCCATCACGGCGCGCTTAGCGAACTGGGCCTCATCGCCGGGATCCTGACGGGACTGCTTGCGGTAAGCGCAGCCTGGATCGCCTATTCGCGATATTTCGCTCGGCGCGCCGGCATCACGCTCGTGCGTTCCCTCCAATACGACTCGCTCACCTGGCTCCCGCTTCTGCTGCTTTGGTTCACGTTCGTCTTAGCCCCGCAACTCACGCTGACGCGCCTCTTCTTACTCGCGATCACGCTTTCATGCATCGGCAAAGTACTCATTGCGGCGCGATTCAACCAGACCGTCCGCGAAGTGCTGGTCGATTTCGCCGCTACGCGGTTGGCGATCATCGTCATTGCGGAACTCGCCGCGGTTATCATCGGTCAGCGCGCGGGAACGCACGTCCAGGAATCGTCGCACGCGTTGCTCGCAGTCTGGGGCCGATGGGATGCCGTTCACTACCTCGATATTGCCACGCAAGGCTATCAAGGCACCGACATGGCTTTCTTCCCACTCTTTCCGCTCCTGATACGCTTGGTGGGATCGCTTGCCGGCAGTCATCTCATCGCTGGATTGCTAATCTCGAATGCCTCGTTTTTCTTCGGCCTGCTCTATCTTTATAAGCTTCTGGAGCATGAGTTCGATCGCGCGGTGGCGCGACGAGCGATCTTTTACGTGTCGATCTTTCCCACGGCCGTTTACTTTGCCGCCGTTTATACTGAGTCGCTCTTTTTCATGCTGACCGTCGCAACGTTTTACTACATGCGCGAGCACCGATGGTGGCTGGCGGGTGTGCTCGGATTCTTCGCCGCGCTGACCCGCGTCGAAGGTGTCCTCTTGATCGTACCCTTCGTCATTGAATGGTGGGCTCAAGGCCGGCGCAGCGGCACGAAAGGGCTCTTCAATCTTGCGGCGGCGGTGCTGATCCCGCTCGGTCTGGGCGTCTATATGGCCTACCTCTGGGTGCTGCGAGCGGACCCGCTGTACTTTTCGCACGTCCAGGTTCATTGGAATCGTCACCTAGCGCCGCCGTGGGTCAGCCTCGCTAACGCCTTCGGCAAGCTGCTTCACGGACCGGGCGCGCAACTGGTCGCTCATCAATCCTTGGAGATCGCCTTCACCCTTCTCTTGATCGGAGTCTTGATCGCCGGCTGGCACGCGTTGCGTCCATCGTACATTGCTTATATGGCCCTCTCGATCTTGGTTCCGATGTCGACGTCGAATCTCATGTCGATGCCGCGCTTCGCCCTCGTCGTCTTTCCCATGTTCGCTATTCTCGCTCGCTGGGGCGAACGGCCGTGGGTGAACAACATTATTTTGGCATTTTCGCTACCGTTGCTGGGGCTCTTTACCGTTCTGTTTGCCGACTGGTACTGGGTTGCGTGA
- a CDS encoding NAD+ synthase translates to MTLPIIESQQRIAGPPGINAPVATQWLVNFIRDELTERRGISRAVIGLSGGIDSAVTAFLSARALGAENVYAIRLPYTTSHPSSLSDAQLVVDSLGIHCHTIDISAAVDGYLQHEPHADARRRGNVMARIRMLVLFDQSAKFDALPLGTGNKTERLLGYFTWHADDTPPLNPIGDLFKSQVWELARYLGVPDRLIDKAPTADLVAGQTDEADLGISYARADAILSQLLLGYSNEQLAERGFEPSEVALVRKRVDATHWKRHLPTTAMLSSTAINEFYLRPVDY, encoded by the coding sequence ATGACCCTGCCGATCATTGAGAGCCAGCAACGAATTGCGGGGCCTCCGGGCATCAACGCGCCGGTAGCGACCCAATGGCTCGTGAACTTCATTCGGGACGAACTGACCGAGCGGCGCGGCATTTCAAGGGCAGTGATTGGACTGTCAGGGGGAATCGATTCAGCGGTGACGGCTTTTCTGAGCGCTCGCGCGCTGGGCGCGGAGAACGTGTACGCTATTCGCTTGCCGTACACGACGTCGCACCCGTCGAGCCTGAGCGATGCGCAGCTCGTCGTCGATTCGCTCGGCATTCACTGCCATACGATCGACATCAGCGCCGCGGTCGACGGCTACTTGCAACACGAACCGCACGCCGACGCGCGGCGGCGCGGGAACGTTATGGCGCGCATTCGCATGCTCGTGCTTTTCGATCAGTCGGCAAAGTTCGACGCACTGCCATTGGGAACCGGGAACAAAACCGAGCGGCTCCTAGGATACTTCACCTGGCATGCGGACGACACGCCGCCGCTCAATCCGATCGGAGATCTCTTCAAAAGCCAGGTTTGGGAGCTGGCGCGATATCTGGGGGTGCCCGATCGTTTGATCGACAAGGCGCCGACGGCCGATCTCGTGGCAGGGCAAACCGACGAAGCCGATCTGGGAATCAGTTACGCGCGGGCCGACGCAATTCTATCGCAACTCCTCCTCGGTTATTCGAACGAACAGCTCGCCGAACGAGGATTTGAGCCGAGCGAAGTCGCGCTCGTACGCAAGCGCGTCGATGCGACCCATTGGAAACGTCATTTGCCGACGACGGCGATGCTCAGCAGCACCGCAATTAACGAGTTCTACCTGCGGCCGGTCGACTACTAG
- a CDS encoding FAD-dependent oxidoreductase produces the protein MQSGFHRHDLVVVGAGSAGYAAARTAREVGCDVALVDKGPLGGLCILRGCMPSKALLASSDALADARDARALGIAARDLGADMPFIAARKRSLVQEFADYRVDGIHEFPLYLGAARFVSPTQLLVGDHTTLEAQTFIIATGSVITPSTLSGLESVGFVDSDAVLELERIPASVIVLGGGYTACELGQFLSRMGARTTMLIRSGHLLTASDDDVGEALTGYFRDEGVDVVTYATLLGAEVRNGAKTVRYVRDGVEEEVAGEQIFYALGRAPATDGLDLQAAGVECEPNGAIAVDLQMRTSNPHVYAVGDVTGEYMLVHVAIYQGEVAARNSCSNAGEQADYYLTGAHTVFTDPQFAAVGLSEKDLNRKSIPYVSGRYDFAEHGKAQCLGKTKGFVKMMADRETGKILGAAVLGPAASELIHEIIVAMRFGATVEQFMRIPHLHPTLAEIWTYPAEACAAQLGRKRPGDDQVEMATSVSASGE, from the coding sequence ATGCAGAGCGGGTTTCATCGCCACGACCTGGTCGTCGTCGGCGCGGGTTCGGCCGGTTATGCCGCGGCTCGCACCGCCCGCGAGGTCGGCTGCGACGTCGCGCTGGTCGATAAGGGGCCGCTCGGCGGTCTCTGTATCTTGCGCGGCTGCATGCCGAGCAAAGCGCTGCTGGCGTCGAGCGACGCGTTGGCCGACGCGCGCGATGCGCGAGCGCTCGGAATCGCCGCGCGTGATCTCGGCGCCGACATGCCCTTCATCGCGGCGCGCAAGCGATCTCTCGTGCAGGAATTCGCCGATTACCGCGTCGATGGCATTCACGAGTTTCCGCTCTATCTCGGCGCGGCAAGATTCGTCTCGCCGACTCAGCTCCTGGTTGGGGATCATACGACGCTCGAAGCGCAGACCTTTATCATTGCGACCGGAAGCGTAATAACACCGAGCACGCTTTCGGGTTTGGAAAGCGTCGGATTCGTCGACAGCGACGCGGTACTCGAACTCGAGCGAATCCCCGCATCGGTTATCGTGCTCGGCGGTGGTTACACGGCTTGCGAGCTGGGACAGTTTCTGTCGCGCATGGGCGCGCGCACGACGATGCTCATTCGCAGCGGCCACCTGTTGACCGCCAGCGACGACGATGTCGGCGAAGCGCTGACCGGCTACTTTCGCGACGAAGGCGTCGACGTCGTGACCTACGCGACGCTTCTCGGAGCGGAGGTGCGGAACGGTGCAAAAACGGTGCGGTACGTGCGCGACGGGGTCGAAGAAGAAGTCGCCGGCGAGCAGATATTTTACGCACTGGGGCGCGCCCCGGCCACCGACGGTCTCGATTTGCAAGCGGCTGGGGTGGAGTGCGAGCCCAACGGCGCGATTGCCGTCGATCTCCAGATGCGCACGAGTAACCCGCACGTCTATGCCGTCGGCGACGTTACCGGCGAGTATATGCTCGTTCACGTGGCGATCTATCAAGGCGAGGTCGCGGCGCGCAACTCCTGCTCGAATGCCGGCGAGCAGGCCGACTATTATCTCACGGGCGCGCATACGGTTTTCACGGACCCCCAATTCGCCGCGGTCGGGTTGAGCGAGAAAGACTTGAATCGCAAGTCGATCCCCTACGTATCGGGACGCTACGATTTTGCCGAACACGGCAAAGCCCAATGCTTGGGCAAGACGAAGGGTTTCGTCAAGATGATGGCCGATCGCGAGACCGGAAAAATCCTCGGCGCGGCCGTGCTCGGGCCGGCGGCCTCAGAGCTAATTCACGAAATCATCGTCGCGATGCGATTTGGCGCAACCGTCGAACAGTTCATGCGAATCCCACACTTGCACCCGACGCTCGCGGAAATCTGGACGTATCCCGCCGAGGCCTGCGCCGCCCAACTTGGACGCAAGAGGCCTGGCGACGATCAAGTCGAGATGGCGACGAGTGTGAGCGCTAGCGGTGAGTGA
- a CDS encoding GtrA family protein: MRTLSRRRGVRQFFKFGIVGASGTLVNFVVAHGLERSTTLSWFADFSIGFMVGGLSNYVFNRIWTFRSRRNPWIEGAQFLAVSAVALVAGNLVIAVAQRAGFHHFTATWLAATLAGIFINFFLNKYWTFRHLN; this comes from the coding sequence ATGCGTACGCTAAGCCGCCGCCGCGGCGTTCGTCAATTTTTTAAATTCGGCATCGTCGGCGCGTCGGGTACGCTCGTTAATTTCGTCGTCGCACACGGGTTGGAGCGGTCGACGACCCTTTCGTGGTTCGCCGATTTTTCGATCGGATTCATGGTTGGCGGTCTCTCCAACTACGTTTTCAATCGGATCTGGACGTTTCGATCGCGACGTAATCCGTGGATCGAAGGAGCACAGTTCCTCGCCGTATCGGCGGTTGCGCTCGTTGCGGGCAATCTCGTTATTGCCGTTGCGCAACGGGCAGGTTTCCATCATTTCACCGCGACCTGGCTCGCTGCAACGCTTGCCGGCATCTTCATCAACTTCTTCCTCAATAAGTATTGGACGTTTCGTCACCTCAATTGA